A window of Desulfopila inferna contains these coding sequences:
- a CDS encoding AMP-binding protein, protein MLLHQKFIEVAKKQGEKLAIHDFATNKKISYNRALLASILLSKYLKKLDKGFIGLMVPTSAGCMLAKIGILMSGRIPVMINYSTGAEQNAVYAQKKCDFKTIITSRALLEKIECAHVDGMIYLEDIMENLSGLQKIRAALISKLPVSAIKMMVHGGGEDDTAVILFTSGSEKDPKAVQLTHKNIVSNILSASERFHFCSDDIFLASLPLFHVFGLTTNMWIPLHHGMTLLAYANPLDFRKICDIVRDEKATFMVGTPSFFWGYLRKSEPGDFDSLRIMLCGADKCPETLREGFMEKHNIILYEGYGATECSPVISANCPELNKPGSVGQPIEGVQVRIENYETGEECGLGEDGRILVKGDNVMKGYFNDFEQTSLHIRRGWYDTGDMGNIDEDGYLWHVGRLKRFVKIGGEMVSLVKIESVLDRLLPEDALCCVVEVPDSIKGAKIVAVTTIGVDKKSVQKKMAEHLPKIAIPKIFLVMEELPKMGSGKIDFRTITELTRAQLAGEKN, encoded by the coding sequence GTGCTATTACATCAAAAATTCATTGAAGTGGCCAAGAAGCAAGGTGAGAAGCTGGCCATCCATGACTTCGCAACCAATAAGAAAATCTCATACAACAGGGCGCTTCTTGCCAGCATTCTCCTCTCCAAGTATTTAAAGAAGCTGGATAAAGGATTTATCGGACTTATGGTCCCCACCTCCGCCGGCTGCATGCTGGCGAAAATCGGCATTCTGATGAGCGGCAGAATTCCGGTGATGATCAACTATTCCACAGGTGCCGAGCAGAACGCCGTATACGCCCAGAAAAAATGTGACTTCAAGACCATAATAACCTCCAGAGCCCTGCTGGAAAAGATAGAATGTGCGCATGTAGACGGCATGATATATCTTGAGGACATAATGGAAAACCTCTCCGGCCTGCAGAAGATCAGAGCGGCGCTCATCTCCAAGCTTCCGGTATCGGCAATCAAGATGATGGTTCATGGCGGTGGGGAAGACGACACCGCCGTCATCCTTTTTACCAGCGGCAGCGAAAAGGATCCCAAAGCGGTACAGCTTACCCACAAAAATATTGTCTCCAATATTCTCTCCGCCTCTGAGCGCTTCCACTTCTGCAGCGACGATATTTTCCTGGCCTCACTGCCGCTTTTTCATGTTTTCGGCCTTACCACCAATATGTGGATCCCACTCCACCATGGCATGACTCTGCTGGCCTACGCCAATCCGCTCGACTTCAGGAAAATCTGTGACATTGTCCGCGATGAAAAGGCTACCTTTATGGTAGGTACACCAAGTTTTTTCTGGGGATATCTGCGTAAATCCGAACCCGGCGACTTCGACAGTCTGCGCATCATGCTCTGCGGTGCCGACAAGTGCCCGGAAACTCTTCGGGAAGGTTTTATGGAAAAACATAACATTATCCTTTATGAAGGTTATGGGGCAACGGAATGTTCTCCTGTCATTTCAGCAAACTGCCCGGAGCTGAACAAACCCGGCAGCGTCGGCCAGCCGATCGAGGGAGTACAGGTAAGGATCGAAAATTACGAAACCGGCGAAGAATGCGGACTGGGGGAAGATGGCCGCATCCTGGTAAAGGGCGACAATGTCATGAAGGGGTATTTCAATGACTTTGAGCAGACTTCGCTGCATATCCGTAGAGGATGGTACGATACCGGAGATATGGGCAACATCGACGAGGATGGCTATCTCTGGCACGTCGGCAGATTGAAGAGATTCGTTAAAATCGGCGGTGAAATGGTTTCTCTGGTTAAAATTGAATCCGTCCTCGACCGCCTGCTGCCCGAAGACGCTCTCTGCTGCGTTGTCGAGGTACCTGATTCCATAAAAGGCGCCAAGATTGTTGCCGTAACCACAATCGGGGTCGACAAAAAAAGCGTCCAGAAAAAAATGGCCGAACATCTGCCCAAGATTGCCATTCCCAAGATTTTTCTGGTGATGGAAGAACTACCCAAAATGGGCTCCGGTAAGATAGACTTCCGCACAATCACGGAATTGACCAGAGCGCAGCTGGCCGGAGAAAAAAATTAA
- a CDS encoding amino acid ABC transporter permease, translating into MKKKFSILDTIIIMAAMILVGYILYRLNHSLNYSWNWAIIPSYLLHYNEQTETWQSGLLLQGFFTTIRLSIWGTLLAALLGVMVGMMSISRRLFLRLSARTYVELIRNIPALVLVFIFYFFVSDQLIPLLHIDRLSRSLSGESRLLFSFFLSKPEMITQFLSGVITLGLFQGAYIAEIVRGGIQSIEKGQWEASAALGLTSWQQMRRVILPQAIKNMLPPLANEFINTIKYSSIVSVISIQELTFQGMQVMASTQVTIEVWITITAMYLVLCLFLSMFVNRLEYKLSQGRF; encoded by the coding sequence TTGAAGAAAAAATTCAGCATACTTGACACCATTATCATCATGGCCGCAATGATTCTGGTTGGCTATATCCTATATCGGCTGAACCACTCCCTGAATTACAGCTGGAACTGGGCCATCATCCCCTCCTACCTCCTCCATTATAATGAACAAACTGAAACATGGCAAAGCGGTCTTCTGCTCCAGGGGTTTTTCACCACCATCAGATTAAGTATCTGGGGTACTCTTCTTGCCGCTCTGCTGGGAGTGATGGTAGGTATGATGTCCATCTCCCGGCGCCTTTTTCTCCGCCTTAGCGCCAGAACATACGTTGAGCTCATCCGTAATATTCCGGCTCTGGTTTTGGTTTTCATTTTTTATTTTTTTGTAAGCGATCAACTCATTCCGCTCCTGCACATAGACCGGCTCAGTCGCAGCCTCTCCGGAGAGAGCCGCCTGCTCTTTTCCTTTTTCCTCTCCAAACCGGAAATGATCACCCAATTCCTCTCGGGCGTCATTACCCTTGGCCTTTTTCAAGGTGCCTATATTGCTGAAATTGTCAGAGGCGGAATCCAGTCCATAGAAAAGGGCCAGTGGGAGGCCTCTGCCGCCCTGGGGCTCACCAGTTGGCAGCAGATGCGACGGGTCATTCTTCCCCAGGCCATTAAAAATATGCTGCCGCCGCTGGCAAATGAATTTATCAACACCATTAAATATTCTTCCATTGTCTCGGTGATTTCTATTCAGGAGCTAACCTTTCAGGGTATGCAGGTCATGGCCTCGACCCAAGTCACCATCGAGGTCTGGATCACCATCACGGCAATGTACCTGGTCCTCTGCCTTTTTCTGTCGATGTTTGTCAACCGGCTGGAATACAAACTGTCACAAGGCAGATTTTAG
- a CDS encoding propionyl-CoA synthetase, with protein sequence MGKFDEVLQKSIDNPEEFWAEAAKDITWYKDYDTVLDSSKAPFYKWFSGGKMNTCYNAVDRHVEGGRADQTAIIYDSPVTNTIKKITYRELQEKVATFAGALESQGVAKGDTVVIYMPMIPEAAVAMLACARLGAIHSVVFGGFASHELAIRIDHAQPKVLITASGAIEGKKVLEYKPLVDSAIEQSVFEIGKVIVFQRDIVKATMIEGRDLDWKDLVDKSKPVDCVPVDATDPLYILYTSGTTGMPKGVLRDNGGHAVALYWTMKNLYDINPGEVWWSASDVGWVVGHSYIVYAPLLQGSTTILYEGKPVGTPDAGAFWRVISEHGVKALFTAPTAFRAIKKEDPKGEYFKKYDTSCFECLYLAGERTDPDTLHWAEDLIGVPVIDHWWQTETGWAIVGNCRGIEELPVKEGSPTKPLPGYNVHVVDEAGDVLPAGAEGNIVIKLPLPPGNLTTLWKNEDRFVKSYMSKFPGYYDTSDGGYIDEDGYVYVMGRMDDVINIAGHRLSTGAMEEIISNHPAIAECAVFGVDDQLKGQLPVGLFVLKAGITEDADSIKAELVKMVRESIGPIACFRDACQVARLPKTRSGKILRGTMRSIASNKEYRMPSTIDDPAILEEITEKLTEMGYVVKN encoded by the coding sequence ATGGGAAAATTTGATGAGGTGCTGCAAAAGAGCATTGACAATCCAGAAGAATTTTGGGCAGAAGCTGCAAAAGACATTACCTGGTACAAGGATTACGACACCGTTTTAGATTCATCAAAAGCGCCATTCTACAAATGGTTTTCCGGCGGCAAGATGAATACCTGCTACAATGCCGTGGACCGCCATGTCGAGGGCGGCCGGGCTGATCAGACCGCGATCATCTACGACAGCCCCGTAACCAACACCATCAAAAAAATTACCTACAGAGAATTACAGGAAAAGGTAGCAACTTTCGCCGGCGCCCTCGAGAGCCAGGGAGTGGCAAAAGGCGACACCGTAGTCATCTACATGCCGATGATACCCGAGGCTGCAGTTGCCATGCTGGCCTGCGCCAGACTGGGTGCCATCCATTCCGTTGTCTTCGGAGGATTTGCTTCACACGAGTTGGCCATACGAATCGATCATGCCCAGCCGAAAGTGCTGATCACCGCTTCGGGAGCAATTGAAGGTAAGAAAGTTCTGGAATACAAGCCACTGGTAGATAGTGCTATCGAACAATCCGTCTTTGAAATCGGCAAAGTTATCGTCTTTCAGCGCGATATTGTCAAAGCTACCATGATCGAAGGCCGGGATCTCGACTGGAAGGATCTGGTCGACAAAAGCAAGCCGGTCGACTGTGTTCCGGTGGACGCTACCGATCCCCTCTATATCCTTTATACCTCAGGCACTACGGGAATGCCGAAAGGTGTCTTGAGAGACAACGGCGGTCATGCGGTGGCATTGTATTGGACCATGAAAAATCTCTACGATATCAATCCGGGTGAAGTCTGGTGGTCCGCCTCAGATGTCGGTTGGGTTGTCGGTCATTCTTACATTGTCTATGCTCCGCTGCTGCAGGGATCAACCACGATCCTCTACGAGGGTAAGCCGGTTGGAACACCTGACGCCGGTGCTTTCTGGCGGGTCATCTCGGAACATGGCGTCAAGGCACTCTTCACCGCGCCCACTGCCTTCCGAGCGATAAAGAAGGAAGACCCCAAAGGCGAATATTTCAAAAAATACGATACCTCCTGTTTCGAATGCCTCTATCTGGCAGGCGAGCGAACCGATCCCGATACCCTGCACTGGGCTGAAGATTTGATCGGAGTGCCGGTGATCGATCACTGGTGGCAAACGGAGACGGGATGGGCAATCGTTGGAAACTGCCGCGGCATAGAAGAGCTTCCGGTGAAAGAAGGCTCCCCGACCAAACCGCTGCCGGGCTATAATGTCCATGTTGTAGATGAGGCGGGAGATGTTCTCCCCGCCGGTGCGGAAGGAAATATCGTTATCAAGCTTCCTCTGCCTCCTGGAAACCTGACCACTCTCTGGAAAAATGAGGACCGATTTGTCAAATCGTATATGAGCAAATTCCCGGGGTATTACGACACCAGCGACGGCGGCTACATCGACGAAGACGGCTATGTCTATGTCATGGGAAGGATGGATGATGTTATCAACATTGCCGGTCACCGTCTTTCCACAGGGGCAATGGAGGAGATTATCTCCAACCATCCGGCTATTGCCGAATGTGCGGTTTTTGGAGTTGATGATCAGCTGAAAGGTCAGCTGCCGGTCGGCCTGTTCGTGCTGAAAGCAGGCATAACCGAGGATGCCGACTCGATCAAGGCTGAACTGGTAAAAATGGTTCGTGAATCAATCGGCCCCATCGCCTGCTTCCGGGATGCCTGCCAGGTTGCGCGTCTGCCGAAGACCAGGTCCGGAAAGATCTTGCGCGGCACTATGCGCTCCATCGCCAGCAATAAAGAGTACAGGATGCCGTCAACAATAGATGATCCTGCCATTCTCGAGGAAATCACCGAAAAACTCACCGAGATGGGTTATGTAGTAAAGAATTAA
- a CDS encoding amino acid ABC transporter permease, protein MIGPLSHKSENRPRVRKPSPIPDTLQFVILMAALVFLFTMNIEELGYNWQWYQVGKYIYTFEEHGFTAGPLLEGLKVTLQISAISMLFALLIGFITAFLRLADAPVARLFARLYLEITRNTPLLIQIFFIYFVLGPVLGLERFLSAVLALSLFEGAYVSEIIRSGILSVDSGQREAGYSLGLGKSLTYRHIILPQALRNTLPPLTNQAISLVKDSALVSTIAIYDLTMQAQSIIAETFLTFEIWFTIALMYLLITISLSFAVSIMEKRMQSTGQH, encoded by the coding sequence ATGATCGGACCGCTTTCCCATAAATCAGAAAACCGCCCACGAGTGCGGAAACCATCGCCGATTCCCGACACCCTTCAGTTTGTTATCCTGATGGCAGCTCTGGTCTTCCTTTTCACGATGAATATCGAAGAACTCGGCTACAACTGGCAATGGTATCAGGTCGGCAAATACATCTACACCTTCGAGGAACATGGGTTTACCGCAGGCCCATTACTGGAAGGGCTCAAGGTAACCCTGCAGATTTCAGCTATAAGCATGCTGTTTGCCCTGCTCATAGGATTCATCACCGCCTTTCTCAGGCTTGCCGATGCCCCGGTGGCCCGGCTTTTCGCCAGATTATATCTGGAGATTACCCGGAATACCCCTTTGCTTATTCAGATATTCTTTATCTACTTCGTACTCGGCCCTGTACTCGGGCTGGAGCGCTTTCTTTCCGCTGTTCTGGCCCTGAGCCTTTTTGAGGGCGCCTATGTCTCAGAAATTATCCGTTCCGGCATCCTCTCGGTCGACTCCGGGCAGAGGGAAGCGGGATATAGCCTGGGGCTTGGTAAGAGCCTCACATATCGTCATATTATTCTACCGCAGGCTTTGCGCAATACCCTGCCGCCCCTGACCAATCAGGCCATATCGCTGGTCAAGGACTCCGCCCTGGTCAGTACCATTGCCATATATGACCTTACCATGCAGGCCCAGAGTATAATTGCAGAAACCTTTCTAACTTTTGAAATATGGTTCACCATAGCCTTAATGTATCTACTCATCACAATTTCCCTGTCTTTTGCCGTCTCCATCATGGAAAAGCGAATGCAATCCACGGGACAGCATTAA
- a CDS encoding DNA recombination protein RmuC, with product MDFLLPQHYQAYIPAAAVGLLVFCCFFLLVVPFLLRYRDIRREFERKTELLEEYRRQNSTLKDELNQEQIRAAKLLTLLKTERRGTHEKLVILEDARENLLLQFQSLAQRIFEEKSEKFGHENKERVSALLQPLQEQLRVFQKRIDDIQVNDVRERSSLKEEILHLRDLNQQINKEAANLTRALRGDKKMQGNWGELVLERVLEKSGLRKGEEYTVQTGYRNGDNQLLKPDVVIHLPDHKDIIIDSKVSLTAWEKYINCDDDKEKSHFLKEHIQNIRNHIKGLNHKNYSDLNSLHSLDFVLLFIPIDSSFIAAYENDENLFGDAYEQRIIIVTPTTLLATLKTVENLWRYEHRNRNSREIADRAGAIYDKLCGFLEEMEKVGKQLSTCTATYDAAMNKLTRGRGNVISQAGKLTELGISVKKKIPQSITALSDTDLVN from the coding sequence ATGGATTTTCTCTTACCGCAACATTACCAGGCCTATATTCCCGCGGCGGCTGTCGGCCTTCTGGTATTTTGCTGCTTCTTTCTTCTCGTAGTACCATTTTTGCTGCGCTACAGAGACATCCGCAGAGAATTTGAGAGAAAGACGGAGCTGCTTGAAGAGTACCGGCGGCAAAACTCCACCCTTAAAGATGAATTGAATCAGGAGCAGATACGGGCCGCCAAACTCTTAACCCTGTTGAAGACCGAGCGCAGGGGTACCCACGAAAAACTGGTGATTCTCGAGGATGCCAGAGAGAATCTGCTTCTCCAGTTCCAATCTCTGGCACAACGTATTTTTGAGGAGAAAAGCGAAAAATTCGGCCATGAAAACAAGGAACGGGTATCCGCCTTGCTCCAGCCTCTCCAGGAGCAATTGAGAGTCTTCCAGAAACGCATAGATGACATCCAGGTAAATGATGTCAGGGAACGCAGCTCGCTTAAAGAGGAGATACTGCACCTGCGCGATCTCAATCAGCAGATAAACAAAGAGGCCGCCAATCTTACCAGAGCATTGAGAGGAGATAAAAAGATGCAGGGCAACTGGGGAGAACTTGTTCTGGAGCGGGTTCTGGAAAAATCAGGGCTCCGCAAGGGCGAAGAATACACGGTGCAGACAGGATACCGCAATGGCGACAACCAGCTCCTCAAACCCGATGTGGTCATCCATCTTCCGGATCACAAGGACATTATCATTGATTCCAAGGTTTCCCTGACGGCCTGGGAGAAGTATATCAATTGCGATGACGACAAGGAGAAAAGCCATTTTCTCAAAGAACATATCCAGAACATCCGCAATCATATCAAGGGACTTAATCACAAAAACTATTCGGATCTGAACAGTCTGCATTCCCTGGATTTCGTCCTTCTCTTCATTCCCATCGACTCATCCTTCATCGCCGCCTATGAAAACGATGAAAATCTCTTTGGCGATGCCTACGAGCAGCGTATCATCATCGTTACGCCGACTACGCTCCTGGCAACACTGAAGACCGTGGAGAATCTCTGGCGTTATGAGCATCGCAACAGAAACTCCAGGGAGATTGCCGATCGGGCAGGCGCGATTTACGACAAGCTCTGCGGCTTTCTTGAAGAAATGGAGAAAGTGGGAAAGCAGCTGTCCACCTGCACTGCCACCTATGATGCGGCCATGAACAAATTGACCAGAGGAAGGGGGAATGTTATCTCACAGGCCGGCAAACTTACCGAACTCGGCATCTCCGTAAAGAAAAAAATCCCGCAATCGATCACGGCACTCTCAGACACGGATCTTGTCAATTAA
- a CDS encoding MFS transporter gives MEKISSPFAITNIRCFIAFRLFFNARFYYPVFTILFLDYGLTIDQFAILNSVWAATIVIAEVPSGALADIIGRKRLLLATSVLMVLEMALLSFVPLHNITLVFWAFLLNRIFSGLAEALASGADEALAYDTLAEQGNRDDWPVVLSVMMRIKALGMALTMAIGALIYDPAIVNGILQFFSSSMVIDQQTSMRFPLYLTLVLSILSCISVMLMQEKKPPKVFSDSSSDILRNVRNALGLTLRAGRWIGTTPFALVVILFAMGYDHILRMLITMTSQYFRLIQLPEASFGFIGAFMALLGMYVPKVAEEMVRRYTPLQNMLWLLLLILVALCGLAPFIPYWGVFPMALVSIGIMLTSFFTSHYLNRITESHQRATVLSFKGLAFNLAYGFIGGAFAALIGTIRSAKEAAHPQLSQSILEKIAFKNAIGWFIPYTVILFIALLLLARYLLRNAAIHRKAG, from the coding sequence ATGGAAAAGATTTCATCACCATTTGCAATAACCAACATTCGCTGCTTCATCGCTTTTCGTCTCTTTTTCAACGCCAGGTTTTATTATCCCGTCTTCACCATCCTCTTTCTCGACTATGGGCTGACCATTGATCAGTTTGCCATACTCAACAGTGTCTGGGCTGCCACAATCGTCATAGCAGAGGTGCCATCCGGTGCTCTGGCCGATATCATCGGCAGAAAAAGGCTGCTCCTCGCCACCTCGGTGTTGATGGTGTTGGAAATGGCGCTGCTCAGCTTCGTTCCCCTGCACAACATCACTCTGGTCTTCTGGGCCTTTCTCCTCAACCGTATCTTCAGCGGCTTGGCCGAAGCACTGGCCAGCGGCGCCGATGAAGCTCTTGCGTACGATACTCTTGCCGAACAGGGCAACAGGGATGACTGGCCGGTCGTGCTCAGCGTGATGATGCGCATCAAGGCTCTGGGTATGGCCCTTACCATGGCCATCGGCGCACTCATCTACGATCCGGCGATCGTCAATGGAATCCTGCAGTTTTTCAGCTCCTCCATGGTGATCGATCAACAGACATCCATGCGCTTTCCCCTTTATCTCACACTGGTTCTCAGCATACTATCCTGTATTTCCGTGATGTTGATGCAGGAAAAAAAACCGCCCAAGGTTTTTTCCGACAGCTCTTCAGATATCCTTCGGAATGTCCGAAATGCATTAGGTTTAACACTCCGGGCGGGACGCTGGATCGGAACAACACCATTTGCCCTGGTAGTCATCCTTTTTGCCATGGGCTACGATCATATTCTCCGCATGCTGATCACCATGACCAGTCAATACTTTCGCCTGATTCAGCTGCCGGAAGCGAGCTTTGGTTTTATAGGGGCGTTCATGGCCCTGCTCGGGATGTATGTGCCCAAAGTAGCCGAAGAAATGGTCCGGCGATACACTCCCCTGCAGAATATGCTGTGGCTCTTGCTGCTTATCCTGGTTGCGCTCTGCGGACTGGCACCGTTCATTCCCTACTGGGGCGTTTTTCCCATGGCTCTGGTCTCTATAGGGATTATGCTGACCTCCTTTTTCACCAGCCACTATCTCAACAGGATCACAGAATCGCACCAGCGCGCCACTGTGCTGAGTTTCAAAGGCCTGGCGTTTAATCTCGCCTACGGATTTATAGGGGGAGCGTTTGCCGCTCTGATCGGTACGATCCGCTCCGCCAAGGAGGCTGCACACCCGCAACTCAGCCAGAGCATTCTGGAAAAGATCGCTTTCAAGAATGCCATAGGCTGGTTCATTCCCTATACCGTGATCCTCTTCATTGCTCTGCTTCTCCTGGCTCGATATCTGCTGCGCAATGCGGCAATACATCGTAAGGCGGGATAA
- a CDS encoding cache domain-containing protein yields MKKIPSPAFLPNMVPARIFMPVLLSMFLFIGTFFGYILPKVETHLMDRKREMIHALGESAMSSIRYYAELAEGSSISEQEAKRQAVSHLRSLRYGPDNKDYFWINDTTPRMIMHPYRPDLEGRYVGDTEDPAGKKLFLAFLDTVKKTGGGYVNYHWQWQDDPSRVFSKISYVQEFPQWHWIVGTGVYVEDVHAQIAAITEHMTFIFLGILGIIAVLSVYIIWQGATGEAHRREIEESLRKSENKYRLLAETAREIILLFDTDLRVTYANTAWKKISGYSFAEMEGLDITSLVPPGQKKQFRDKIDMIGHEAVDYLLESDFFLKDNRVITVEATFAKLDTGESAGTYLMTARDITEKKKIEAQAKMQQEQMMQADKMVSLGTLVSGVAHEINNPISSIMLNIKVFDKFWQAAQPILDSHYQEKGELDVGTMSYPQLRERMPRLLSFSHEGVERVKRIVGDLKDFSGQKPADLRETVNLNEVVEKAIGLMFSLIKKATHDFRIEYYENLPTLQGNSQRLGQVVINLLVNGCQALTGPHQGLYLKTGYLEESEEIFLEVKDFGEGMEPDVLERIKDPFFTTKRDSNGTGLGLSISDTIVRNHGGWLDFNSEVMQGTTAVVLLPRYSPDEVIGRMI; encoded by the coding sequence ATGAAAAAAATCCCATCGCCGGCCTTCCTGCCAAATATGGTTCCGGCCAGAATATTCATGCCGGTCCTGCTCTCGATGTTCCTTTTTATAGGTACTTTTTTTGGCTACATTCTCCCCAAGGTGGAAACCCATCTTATGGACCGTAAGAGGGAAATGATTCACGCTCTGGGCGAATCTGCAATGAGCTCCATCAGATATTATGCGGAATTGGCGGAAGGGAGTTCCATTTCTGAGCAGGAGGCCAAGCGGCAGGCCGTCTCTCATCTGCGAAGTCTTCGCTATGGACCCGACAACAAGGACTATTTCTGGATAAACGACACCACTCCACGCATGATTATGCATCCATACCGACCAGACCTGGAGGGGAGATATGTGGGCGATACCGAAGATCCGGCGGGTAAAAAGCTTTTCCTGGCTTTTCTTGACACGGTTAAGAAAACCGGAGGGGGGTATGTCAACTACCACTGGCAATGGCAGGATGACCCGAGCCGGGTTTTCTCTAAAATATCCTATGTCCAGGAGTTCCCGCAGTGGCACTGGATCGTCGGAACCGGTGTCTATGTCGAAGACGTGCATGCCCAGATAGCCGCGATTACCGAGCATATGACCTTCATATTCCTGGGTATTCTTGGAATAATTGCAGTGCTTTCCGTGTATATTATCTGGCAGGGTGCCACCGGTGAAGCCCATCGACGGGAAATTGAAGAGTCGCTGAGAAAAAGTGAAAATAAATATCGCCTCCTTGCGGAAACCGCCCGCGAGATAATCCTCCTTTTTGACACCGATCTGCGGGTAACCTATGCCAATACCGCCTGGAAGAAAATCAGCGGGTATTCATTCGCTGAGATGGAGGGCCTGGATATCACCTCCTTGGTTCCTCCCGGGCAAAAAAAGCAGTTCCGTGATAAAATCGACATGATCGGACATGAGGCTGTCGATTATCTCCTCGAGAGCGACTTCTTTCTTAAAGATAATCGAGTTATAACGGTAGAGGCCACTTTCGCCAAACTGGACACGGGGGAATCTGCAGGCACTTACCTGATGACTGCCAGAGACATTACCGAAAAAAAGAAGATCGAGGCTCAGGCAAAGATGCAGCAGGAGCAGATGATGCAGGCAGACAAAATGGTATCTCTCGGAACGCTTGTCTCCGGAGTTGCCCATGAGATAAATAATCCCATATCCTCGATCATGCTCAACATCAAAGTCTTCGACAAATTCTGGCAGGCCGCCCAGCCGATACTCGACAGTCATTATCAGGAAAAAGGAGAACTTGACGTGGGCACTATGTCCTATCCGCAGTTGCGGGAGAGAATGCCCCGGCTGCTCTCCTTTTCGCACGAGGGGGTAGAGAGGGTTAAACGAATAGTCGGAGACCTGAAGGATTTTTCCGGCCAGAAACCTGCCGATCTCAGAGAAACCGTAAATCTCAATGAAGTTGTCGAGAAGGCGATAGGACTCATGTTCAGCCTTATCAAAAAGGCAACCCACGATTTCAGGATTGAATATTACGAAAACCTTCCCACCCTGCAGGGAAACAGCCAGCGTCTCGGGCAGGTGGTAATCAACCTTCTCGTCAACGGCTGCCAGGCGCTCACCGGGCCTCATCAGGGGCTCTACCTCAAAACCGGTTATCTGGAGGAATCTGAAGAAATCTTTCTGGAAGTCAAGGACTTTGGCGAAGGAATGGAGCCGGACGTACTCGAGCGCATTAAAGATCCTTTTTTTACCACTAAAAGAGACAGCAACGGCACGGGCCTGGGGCTTTCCATCTCCGATACTATAGTACGGAATCATGGAGGATGGCTGGATTTCAACTCGGAAGTCATGCAGGGAACGACAGCCGTTGTTTTATTGCCGCGGTACAGCCCGGATGAAGTGATAGGGAGGATGATATGA
- a CDS encoding transporter substrate-binding domain-containing protein: protein MKKPLWIMQVIALFTLVFCLAGLGSAASIQQQLARESTLESIIRSGVIRVGMDTFLPWAMKSTSGEYIGFEIDVARRLAEDMGVKVEFVPTKWAGIIPALLTSKFDVIIGGMGITPQRALKVNFSIPYDYSGMSIVAHKEKAEGFSTIDDFNKPEVEIACKLGTSAAAATKKYLPEATVRLYDDEAQTYQELRNGKVHAVVASAPRPAFEAIKYSDSLFMPLKGTFTQEPIGFAIRKGDPDMLAFLNSWITNVNLEGWLKERHDYWFETRDWADLLE from the coding sequence ATGAAAAAACCACTATGGATTATGCAGGTGATTGCCCTATTTACCCTTGTCTTCTGTCTTGCCGGATTAGGCTCCGCCGCCTCCATTCAGCAGCAGCTGGCCCGGGAAAGCACTCTGGAGAGCATCATCAGGAGCGGGGTAATAAGGGTTGGTATGGACACCTTTCTCCCCTGGGCAATGAAAAGCACCAGCGGTGAATATATTGGTTTTGAAATTGACGTTGCCCGACGACTGGCCGAGGATATGGGGGTAAAGGTTGAATTTGTTCCCACCAAGTGGGCTGGTATAATACCGGCGCTGCTCACTTCCAAATTTGATGTGATCATTGGCGGTATGGGCATTACTCCGCAGCGTGCACTCAAGGTCAATTTCTCCATCCCCTATGACTATTCCGGTATGTCCATAGTGGCGCACAAGGAAAAGGCGGAGGGATTTTCAACCATTGACGATTTTAACAAACCGGAGGTTGAAATTGCCTGTAAGCTGGGAACATCTGCGGCCGCGGCCACCAAAAAGTACCTGCCTGAAGCTACCGTTCGTCTCTATGATGATGAAGCTCAGACCTATCAGGAACTCCGCAACGGCAAGGTGCATGCGGTGGTAGCCTCTGCGCCTCGTCCGGCATTTGAAGCCATCAAATACAGTGATTCGCTCTTTATGCCGCTCAAGGGAACCTTTACGCAGGAGCCTATCGGTTTTGCCATCAGGAAGGGAGACCCGGATATGCTGGCGTTCCTGAACAGCTGGATTACCAACGTCAATCTCGAAGGCTGGCTCAAGGAGAGACATGATTACTGGTTTGAGACCCGTGACTGGGCGGATTTGCTTGAGTAG